In Magnetospirillum sp. XM-1, a single window of DNA contains:
- a CDS encoding DUF2249 domain-containing protein encodes MMAGNVASAGINEAGGPPEWLSLALDAAPLDVRPLLAQGVDPFATVMEAATTVEFGGSLVVDAPFNPSPLRRILAGRGFSSYGRKLNEGHWRVFFHLDGGTDWESGAEVDVGPEGAMSWREDDGLHIDVRKLAPPNPMLAILRLVENVGPDETVVVHHEREPHFLAPELAERGWRIARVSSEVVNVRLWLERMI; translated from the coding sequence ATGATGGCCGGTAACGTGGCAAGTGCGGGTATCAACGAGGCTGGCGGGCCGCCGGAATGGCTGTCCCTGGCGCTCGACGCCGCGCCGCTGGACGTCCGGCCGCTGCTGGCCCAGGGCGTCGACCCTTTCGCCACCGTCATGGAGGCGGCCACGACCGTCGAGTTCGGCGGCTCCCTGGTGGTGGACGCCCCCTTCAATCCCTCGCCGCTGCGGCGCATCCTGGCCGGGCGGGGATTCTCGTCCTACGGGCGCAAGCTGAACGAGGGGCATTGGCGGGTCTTCTTCCACCTGGACGGCGGCACCGACTGGGAAAGCGGCGCCGAAGTGGACGTGGGGCCCGAGGGCGCCATGAGCTGGCGGGAAGACGACGGGCTGCACATCGACGTGCGCAAGCTGGCCCCGCCCAATCCCATGCTGGCCATCCTGCGGCTGGTCGAAAACGTCGGACCGGACGAGACGGTGGTTGTGCATCACGAGCGCGAACCCCACTTTCTAGCTCCGGAGCTGGCCGAACGCGGCTGGCGCATCGCGCGGGTGTCCAGCGAGGTGGTCAATGTCAGGCTGTGGCTGGAGCGGATGATCTGA
- a CDS encoding Crp/Fnr family transcriptional regulator translates to MALSPAELNLVAKAPLLAGLSPADLALLMDGAHSAVYPETELLFNQGDKADRFFVLLEGRVNVFALTETGDQSIIEVFDPIVSFAEAAIFSSGIFPLNAEVMAGSKLVHVPAPLFLKRLADNRSLGLLLLGGLSQWQFRLAHEISELKSKSPGQRLATFLLALAAKAGADTAGRVRLPLTKAVLASRIGIAPESLSRALNRLKAYGVETHGREVEITDIEALRRMVREGGGE, encoded by the coding sequence ATGGCCCTCAGCCCCGCCGAACTGAACCTCGTCGCCAAGGCCCCCCTGCTGGCCGGCCTGTCGCCCGCCGACCTGGCGCTCTTGATGGACGGGGCCCATTCCGCCGTCTATCCCGAGACCGAGCTGCTGTTCAACCAGGGCGACAAGGCCGACCGCTTCTTCGTGCTGCTGGAGGGCCGGGTCAACGTCTTCGCCCTGACCGAGACCGGCGACCAGTCGATCATCGAGGTGTTCGACCCCATCGTCTCCTTCGCCGAGGCCGCCATCTTCTCGTCCGGCATCTTCCCGCTGAACGCCGAGGTGATGGCCGGCTCGAAGCTGGTGCACGTGCCCGCCCCGCTGTTCCTGAAGCGGTTGGCCGACAACCGCTCGCTGGGCCTGTTGCTGCTGGGCGGCCTGTCCCAGTGGCAGTTCCGTCTGGCCCACGAGATCAGCGAGCTGAAAAGCAAGTCGCCGGGCCAGCGCCTCGCCACCTTCCTGCTGGCGCTGGCCGCCAAGGCGGGGGCCGACACCGCCGGAAGGGTGCGCCTGCCGCTGACCAAGGCGGTGCTGGCCAGCCGCATCGGCATCGCGCCGGAAAGCCTGTCGCGCGCGCTCAACCGTCTCAAGGCCTATGGCGTCGAGACCCATGGCCGCGAGGTGGAGATCACCGATATCGAGGCGCTGCGCCGCATGGTGCGCGAGGGCGGCGGGGAATAG